A region of Rhodamnia argentea isolate NSW1041297 chromosome 9, ASM2092103v1, whole genome shotgun sequence DNA encodes the following proteins:
- the LOC115739710 gene encoding LOW QUALITY PROTEIN: non-classical arabinogalactan protein 31 (The sequence of the model RefSeq protein was modified relative to this genomic sequence to represent the inferred CDS: deleted 1 base in 1 codon) → MAKAFLLVQLLLLALSFLALSSHGEELAAAVTSDAVSPVRPPAPLRPTTTTQDTTTTTSPPPQSPPPPMRRPRTTTTTTTPMHRSPLPWRTLPPHPPVHPPAHPPAHPPMGPMSRRFIAVQGVVYCKSCKYSGVETLLGATPLLGAVVKLECNNTKYRPTVQTAKTDKNGYFFLMAPKTITTFAFHKCKASLASSPLPTCRLPSPLHGGAAGAVLRPEKPALIDNLPYMVFNVGPFAFEPQCKP, encoded by the exons ATGGCCAAAGCGTTTCTTCTTGTTCAGCTCCTGCTGCTAGCTCTGAGCTTCTTGGCCCTCTCCTCCCATGGCGAAGAGCTCGCAGCAGCAGTGACCAGCGACGCCGTGAGCCCTGTCCGCCCGCCCGCT CCTCTCcgacccaccaccaccacccaggacaccaccaccaccacctcgccCCCGCCCCAGTCCCCTCCGCCGCCCATGCGCCGGCCccgcaccaccaccaccaccaccacgccCATGCACCGGTCCCCACTCCCATGGCGCACCCTCCCCCCCCACCCGCCGGTCCACCCTCCGGCCCACCCTCCGGCCCACCCCCCAATGGGCCCCATGAGCCGGCGGTTCATAGCCGTCCAAGGGGTGGTCTACTGCAAGTCGTGCAAGTACTCCGGGGTCGAGACTCTCTTGGGCGCCACCCCTCTCCTTG gtGCGGTGGTGAAGCTGGAATGCAACAACACTAAGTACCGGCCCACCGTTCAGACGGCCAAGACCGACAAGAACGGCTACTTCTTCCTCATGGCGCCCAAGACCATCACCACCTTCGCCTTCCACAAGTGCAAGGCCTCGCTCGCCTCGTCGCCGCTCCCCACCTGCCGCCTCCCCTCCCCTCTCCACGGCGGCGCCGCCGGCGCGGTCCTCAGGCCCGAGAAGCCCGCCCTCATCGACAACCTCCCCTACATGGTCTTCAACGTCGGCCCCTTCGCCTTCGAGCCGCAGTGCAAGCCCTGA